The Apium graveolens cultivar Ventura chromosome 11, ASM990537v1, whole genome shotgun sequence genome has a window encoding:
- the LOC141696674 gene encoding uncharacterized protein LOC141696674, giving the protein MSEARLMGLKIAVSLVIIVFILFRCALSSGSEKEVNLHREDKQPLFSISVIRRKMDVTTPITTIPTLNPTPTTPVLNPTVSNPNSPATTNPTITPPSTTTTSPSFSGGSWCVASQSASQTALQVALDYACGYGAADCSAIQPSGGCYNPNTLRNHASFAFNNYYQKNPVPTSCTFGGAAVTTSTDPSSGSCQYPTTSTSSSVLNTTNSNGATVFGAGPANPTSSVATVPSKSLLLISSIILRMMMSRDYM; this is encoded by the exons ATGAGTGAAGCTAGATTAATGGGCTTAAAGATTGCTGTTTCTCTTGTAATTATAGTCTTCATCTTATTCAGATGTGCTCTATCTTCAG GTTCAGAGAAAGAAGTGAATTTACACAGAGAAGACAAACAACCTCTATTCTCCATTTCAGTTATCAGAAGGAAAATGGATGTAACGACTCCTATAACAACTATTCCAACACTAAATCCCACCCCAACAACTCCAGTATTAAATCCAACAGTCTCGAACCCCAACTCACCCGCCACTACCAATCCAACTATAACTCCTCCATCCACCACCACTACATCTCCATCATTTTCAGGTGGTAGTTGGTGTGTTGCTAGTCAATCAGCATCTCAAACTGCGCTGCAGGTTGCATTGGATTACGCTTGTGGCTATGGGGCTGCAGACTGCTCTGCCATTCAGCCTAGTGGTGGTTGTTACAACCCCAACACACTTCGCAACCATGCTTCTTTTGCATTCAATAATTACTATCAGAAGAATCCGGTTCCTACAAGCTGCACCTTTGGTGGTGCTGCTGTTACTACTAGCACTGATCCAA GTTCTGGCAGTTGCCAATACCCGACCACAAG CACAAGCTCATCAGTTCTAAACACAACTAATTCAAACGGTGCAACAGTTTTTGGTGCAGGGCCTGCCAATCCCACGAGCTCAGTAGCCACTGTGCCTAGCAAAAGTCTGCTACTGATCAGCTCGATAATTCTTAGAATGATGATGTCAAGAGATTATATGTAA
- the LOC141695027 gene encoding glycerol-3-phosphate acyltransferase 1: MLFTMVFLKLVEWLVYQLLANSCYRAAMKVKNYGFFLRNPPLRSQQHQASPNIYPSVTKCRVQNRGSDTLVCDIDGTLLRPHSFFPYFMLVAFEGGNLLRAFLLLLSYPFLCFLNYKLKLRVMIFITFCGLRLKDMDSVGRAVLPKFYLENLNLQVYEIWAATGCRVVCTSIPRVMVEGFLKEYMSVDDVLGTELHTSGKRFTGLLTSSGLLVNHKAVKELFGEKRADIGIASSSLHHHHFISLCKEAYVVTKEDLKNRAAIMPKNKYPKPLIFHDGRLAFFPTPLATLVMFMWLPPGIILAIFRLLVGIYLPYKLAIFFGCISGVTIHAKGCNRSGQKTGKGVLYVCTHRTLLDPVFLSTSLGKSLTAVTYSLSKVSEIIAPIKTVRLTRDRKIDGDTMERLLSEGDLVVCPEGTTCREPYLLRFSSLFAELTEEIVPVAIDTKVGMFYGTTASGLKCLDPIFFLMNPRPAYYIHVLGKVPREMTCAGGKTSHEVANNIQTQLADALGFECTSLTRRDKYLMLAGNEGVVKDNKR, translated from the exons ATGCTTTTTACCATGGTGTTTCTAAAGCTAGTGGAGTGGCTAGTGTACCAGCTTTTGGCAAATTCATGTTACAGAGCTGCAATGAAGGTAAAAAATTATGGCTTTTTCTTAAGAAACCCACCTCTCAGATCACAACAGCATCAGGCTTCTCCAAATATTTACCCCAGTGTAACAAAATGTCGAGTACAAAACAGAGGATCTGACACACTTGTCTGTGACATAGATGGTACTTTGCTAAGGCCACACTCCTTTTTTCCTTACTTCATGTTAGTAGCTTTTGAAGGTGGTAACTTACTCAGAGCTTTTTTACTGCTGCTATCATATCCTTTCCTCTGTTTTCTGAATTATAAGTTGAAGTTAAGGGTCATGATCTTTATTACGTTTTGTGGGCTTAGATTAAAGGACATGGATAGTGTTGGCAGGGCTGTGCTGCCCAAGTTTTATCTTGAAAATCTCAATCTTCAAGTTTATGAGATATGGGCTGCAACAGGTTGTAGGGTGGTCTGCACTAGTATTCCTAGAGTTATGGTTGAAGGGTTTCTTAAGGAGTATATGAGTGTTGACGATGTTCTTGGAACAGAGCTGCACACTTCTGGTAAACGTTTTACTGGTTTGTTAACTAGTTCAGGCTTGCTAGTGAACCACAAAGCTGTTAAGGAGTTGTTTGGTGAAAAAAGAGCTGATATTGGAATTGCAAGTTCTAGTCTGCATCATCACCACTTCATTTCTCTCTGCAAG GAAGCATATGTAGTGACCAAGGAAGATTTAAAAAACCGTGCAGCTATAATGCCAAAGAACAAGTACCCAAAGCCATTGATCTTTCACGACGGAAGATTAGCATTCTTCCCAACACCTCTAGCAACACTTGTAATGTTCATGTGGCTCCCACCTGGGATCATCCTAGCAATATTCAGACTTCTTGTAGGCATTTATTTACCCTACAAACTAGCCATTTTCTTTGGTTGCATTAGTGGTGTAACTATTCATGCCAAGGGCTGCAATCGATCGGGACAGAAAACGGGTAAAGGTGTTCTATATGTCTGTACTCATCGGACCCTACTTGACCCGGTCTTCCTCAGCACTTCACTGGGTAAATCTTTGACTGCAGTTACTTACAGTCTAAGCAAAGTGTCTGAAATCATAGCACCAATCAAGACCGTTAGATTAACGCGAGATCGAAAGATCGACGGTGACACAATGGAGAGATTGTTAAGTGAAGGAGATCTGGTGGTATGTCCAGAAGGAACTACATGCAGAGAACCATATTTGTTGAGATTTAGTTCATTATTTGCGGAGTTGACTGAAGAGATAGTACCAGTGGCTATAGACACCAAAGTTGGGATGTTTTATGGGACAACAGCAAGTGGTTTAAAATGCTTGGATCCAATATTTTTCTTGATGAATCCAAGACCTGCATATTACATACATGTACTTGGAAAAGTGCCTAGGGAAATGACTTGTGCTGGTGGGAAAACGAGCCATGAGGTGGCAAATAATATACAGACACAGTTGGCTGATGCATTGGGATTTGAGTGTACCAGTCTTACCAGGAGGGACAAGTATTTGATGCTGGCCGGAAATGAAGGGGTGGTCAAGGATAATAAAAGATGA